The following proteins are encoded in a genomic region of Synechococcus sp. CBW1002:
- a CDS encoding IS1182 family transposase, which yields MQKRKTFRPWQPQQATLLPPSPREWLSEDHQVYFLLDLVDELDLSAILVPAQAKDPRGEKGFDPRMMTMLLLYAYCVGIVSSRKIERACYEDLAFRVLTGNQQPDHSRISEFRRRNLDALKGLFIQILRLCQKAGMVSLGHVALDGTKVQANASKHKAMSHERMLRAEKELQKEINALIRKAEILDAQEDRRYGKGNLGSELPDELRHKQGRLAKIRQARKEMEAETAAAAARQRQEEAEKARAKATAAEESDGSAPEQAELNRKAEAAAAKAAAAGDKAIEAAESAGLEPPDLEPLASDAMPRRGLARKADGTPTAKTQRNFTDSDSHLMQSGGTYLQGYNCQLAVDSDHQVIVAVGVSNQPPDVEHLEPMLERIAASAGELPDVMTMDAGYWSDDNAGHCEDLGIDAYIATGRLPHGKPPPPQRGPLPRDADARTRMARKIRSKKGSRIYAQRKAIVEPVNGQIKEGRGLRRFLLRGLEKVDGEWHLIAATHNLLKLFRYRRSQQQLWAAATG from the coding sequence ATGCAGAAGCGCAAGACCTTTCGCCCCTGGCAGCCGCAGCAGGCCACCCTGCTGCCGCCGTCACCGCGTGAGTGGCTCTCAGAAGACCACCAGGTGTATTTCCTGCTGGACCTGGTGGATGAGCTGGATCTCTCCGCGATCCTCGTACCCGCTCAGGCCAAGGACCCCCGCGGAGAGAAGGGATTCGATCCACGCATGATGACGATGCTGCTGCTTTACGCCTACTGCGTGGGCATCGTCTCCTCCAGGAAGATCGAGCGGGCCTGCTACGAGGATCTGGCATTCCGCGTGCTGACCGGCAACCAGCAGCCGGACCACAGCCGAATCAGCGAGTTCCGCCGGCGCAACCTTGATGCCCTCAAGGGCCTGTTTATTCAGATCCTGCGCCTGTGCCAGAAGGCGGGGATGGTGAGCCTGGGCCATGTGGCCCTCGATGGCACCAAGGTGCAGGCCAATGCCTCCAAGCACAAGGCGATGAGCCACGAGCGGATGCTCAGGGCGGAGAAGGAGCTCCAGAAGGAAATCAACGCCTTGATCCGCAAGGCCGAGATCCTGGATGCCCAGGAAGACCGGCGCTACGGCAAAGGAAACCTGGGCAGTGAACTTCCCGATGAGCTGCGCCACAAGCAGGGCCGCCTCGCAAAAATCCGTCAGGCCCGCAAGGAGATGGAGGCGGAAACCGCTGCAGCTGCAGCGCGGCAGCGGCAGGAGGAAGCCGAGAAGGCCAGAGCCAAAGCGACCGCAGCCGAGGAATCGGATGGATCGGCCCCTGAGCAGGCCGAGCTGAACAGGAAAGCGGAAGCCGCAGCGGCAAAGGCAGCAGCGGCGGGGGACAAAGCCATCGAGGCCGCCGAGAGCGCTGGCCTCGAGCCACCAGATCTGGAGCCACTCGCCTCTGACGCGATGCCCAGGCGTGGTCTGGCGAGAAAGGCTGACGGCACACCGACGGCCAAGACCCAACGGAATTTCACAGATTCCGACAGCCACCTCATGCAGTCCGGCGGCACCTACCTGCAGGGCTACAACTGCCAGCTGGCGGTCGACAGTGACCACCAGGTGATCGTGGCGGTGGGCGTCAGCAACCAGCCACCGGACGTGGAGCACCTGGAGCCCATGCTGGAGCGGATCGCCGCCAGCGCCGGTGAACTGCCGGACGTGATGACGATGGATGCGGGCTACTGGAGCGACGACAACGCAGGTCACTGTGAGGACCTTGGCATTGACGCCTACATCGCCACCGGCCGTCTGCCGCATGGGAAGCCGCCACCGCCACAGCGAGGACCGCTGCCCAGAGATGCCGACGCCAGAACCCGCATGGCCCGCAAGATCAGAAGCAAGAAGGGATCCAGGATCTACGCCCAGCGCAAAGCGATCGTGGAGCCGGTGAACGGCCAGATCAAGGAAGGCCGGGGCCTGCGGCGGTTTCTCTTGCGGGGCCTGGAGAAGGTCGATGGTGAATGGCATCTGATCGCTGCCACCCACAACCTGCTCAAGTTGTTCCGGTACAGGCGATCACAGCAGCAGCTCTGGGCAGCAGCGACGGGATGA
- a CDS encoding GGDEF domain-containing protein: protein MLRFGWWGVLVGAVEALAETWQRGPWCLAVVLLEAVWLKLFLDRLNEGRRNADNGRIILADVGFWLVAGTPIILLFTALLPNLGSVDGLTQALVQSVNSVVNTTIGFTLYLMIKYRFPGKIVVKGISIRGLSISIVLLAIAIPTFAVSSLLSRNLQLSLQQREQHMLRLVANAAITMTDAEFAVMKRALPNGTERMEVRIHQGNGEIHSTDTKLFETLTRDYEPIDQPILSVQSLTLKIPRDRQPWKRRLEQGYWIYDTTIDRHLTGQTSTQTTVAYSAAETIQALHRQTTQTVGLMAWVILIGALLSHWLGRSLDQQFVKVLAPIFRHQARQGSGKASLYAVPSLATSVILELNAMVKLINSRLLRVNRLSLELEDMNAKLEKSRQELHHLSTTDPLTGCYNRRELVRRLEDEIARANRQESELSYLCFDIDYFKRVNDTYGHAMGDAVLLNVADTIRSRLRATDCFCRSGGEEFTILLPNCSSETGRNYAELQRLGVAEAVTILDGTAVQVTISLGLSTYSPAQDDAEALMARADAALYASKENGRNQVTVG, encoded by the coding sequence GTGCTGCGGTTCGGTTGGTGGGGCGTTCTGGTGGGTGCCGTTGAGGCGCTGGCGGAAACCTGGCAACGGGGTCCCTGGTGCCTTGCTGTTGTCTTGCTGGAAGCGGTATGGCTGAAGCTGTTTCTGGATCGCCTCAACGAAGGCCGCCGCAATGCCGATAACGGCCGCATCATCCTGGCGGATGTCGGCTTCTGGCTTGTAGCCGGCACTCCGATCATTCTGCTGTTCACCGCACTGCTGCCAAACCTGGGCAGCGTCGACGGGCTGACACAGGCGCTGGTGCAAAGCGTGAACAGTGTTGTGAATACCACGATCGGCTTCACGCTCTACCTGATGATAAAATATCGCTTTCCAGGGAAAATTGTCGTCAAGGGAATCTCCATTCGGGGATTGAGCATCAGCATCGTCTTGCTGGCCATCGCCATCCCCACCTTCGCGGTCAGCTCACTTCTGTCCCGCAATCTTCAGCTATCCCTGCAACAGAGAGAGCAGCACATGCTCAGGCTGGTCGCCAATGCGGCGATCACGATGACAGACGCTGAATTTGCTGTCATGAAACGGGCGTTGCCTAATGGAACGGAGCGCATGGAGGTACGCATCCACCAGGGAAATGGTGAAATCCACAGCACAGATACCAAGCTGTTCGAGACCCTGACCCGCGACTACGAACCCATTGATCAGCCGATCCTTTCAGTACAGAGTCTGACCTTGAAGATCCCTCGTGATCGTCAACCCTGGAAGCGAAGGCTCGAACAGGGCTACTGGATCTACGACACCACGATTGATCGTCACCTCACAGGCCAAACCTCCACCCAGACCACCGTGGCCTACTCCGCCGCCGAAACGATCCAGGCGCTGCATCGTCAAACCACTCAGACCGTGGGACTGATGGCCTGGGTGATCCTGATCGGGGCGCTGCTGAGCCACTGGCTGGGCCGCAGCCTCGATCAACAGTTCGTGAAGGTGCTGGCCCCGATCTTCCGCCACCAGGCCAGGCAGGGCAGTGGCAAAGCCAGCCTCTACGCGGTACCCAGTCTGGCAACCTCCGTCATCCTGGAGCTCAATGCCATGGTGAAACTGATCAACAGTCGGCTCCTGCGCGTCAACCGGCTCAGCCTGGAGCTGGAAGATATGAATGCCAAGCTCGAGAAATCACGTCAGGAGCTGCATCATCTCAGCACTACTGATCCACTGACCGGATGCTATAACCGTCGAGAACTTGTTCGACGACTGGAAGATGAGATCGCTCGCGCTAATCGTCAAGAAAGCGAGCTGAGCTATCTCTGCTTTGATATCGATTATTTCAAACGCGTTAATGACACCTACGGCCATGCCATGGGCGACGCCGTGCTCCTGAACGTCGCCGATACGATCCGCAGCCGCCTGCGGGCCACCGATTGCTTCTGTCGCAGCGGTGGTGAGGAATTCACGATCCTGCTACCGAATTGCTCCAGCGAAACCGGTCGCAACTACGCCGAACTGCAACGCCTCGGTGTCGCGGAAGCCGTCACCATCCTCGATGGCACGGCAGTGCAGGTGACCATCAGTCTGGGCCTCAGCACCTACAGTCCCGCCCAGGATGATGCCGAGGCCCTGATGGCTCGCGCCGATGCGGCCCTCTATGCCTCCAAGGAGAACGGTCGCAACCAGGTCACGGTGGGTTGA